One segment of Candidatus Neomarinimicrobiota bacterium DNA contains the following:
- a CDS encoding RpiB/LacA/LacB family sugar-phosphate isomerase, protein MVGVASDHGGVEAKRWVCEALEALGAEYRDHGVNSSSESVDYPDKAAEIATKVQSGAYWRGIIIDGIGIGSAISANKFIGIRAGQVYDTITAINARAHNNANIITLGGQLLGQKMVKEIVNLFLSTEFEGGRHQRRIDKIQQIEIDQRG, encoded by the coding sequence GTGGTGGGTGTCGCCAGCGATCACGGGGGTGTGGAGGCCAAGCGGTGGGTCTGTGAGGCACTGGAGGCATTGGGAGCGGAGTACCGGGATCATGGGGTAAACTCCAGCAGCGAGAGCGTTGATTACCCGGACAAGGCGGCTGAGATCGCCACCAAAGTTCAATCCGGCGCCTACTGGCGTGGCATCATCATTGATGGGATCGGCATCGGTTCGGCCATTTCAGCCAACAAATTTATCGGTATTCGTGCCGGTCAGGTTTACGATACCATCACGGCCATCAACGCCCGCGCCCACAACAATGCAAATATTATCACGCTAGGTGGACAGTTGCTGGGTCAGAAAATGGTGAAAGAAATTGTAAATCTGTTTCTGAGTACCGAATTTGAGGGTGGTCGGCATCAGCGCCGAATCGACAAGATTCAGCAGATCGAGATTGATCAAAGGGGGTAG